CCACTGCTCCGGCAAAACGACGCTGGTGAGCAGCGATTTCAGATTCGCCACAGCCCTGATCGGCAAAGAATTTCACCTGCTCTTCTTCCCAGACAGCATCCAGCGCCTGCGGGGTATCATCGCGAACTTCATCAGCGATTTTCTCAGCCACTTTTTCACTGTCGATCGTTGTATTTGCCAGTTTCAGCAGCAGATCAAACAGCACGGCATAGCGGCTTTCACGCTGGTGCAGACGCGCGCTCAGCAACGCCAGGATCGGCGCGATGTCTTGTAATCCTCCCAGCGCTTCGCTTTTTGGCAGATGCGCCAGATATTCCAGATACAGCGGCAGATGATCCGGCAGCTCACGGCTATCAAGTTGTAAACCGTGCTGTTCATACTGCGCCATCAGGTCAACCATTGCCTGGCCCCGGTCGCGGGACTCTCCATGAACGTGTTCAAATAGCAGCAGCGATGTGGCGCGCCCACGATCGAACAGTTCGCTGTAGCCTGACTGGGCATCCAGCATATCCTGCGCCGTCAAATCACGCAGGAAGAGGCTAAGCGTGTGGGCATCTTCCTGGCCCAAATTTTCAGATGACGCGAGTGCATCAAAGAGTTCCTGCTGATGCTGCCATAAGGCAGCATCCGGGTACTCGAGCAGACGCGAAACAATGACGAGTTCAATCATTGGTGCGACTCCGTTTTGCTGGTCACATCAACCGCATCAATTCGACGGCTGTTGAACAGGTTAAATTTGGTATCCGAGCCGTGGCAACCGTCACCGAAGGTAAAGCCGCAACCGCTTTTCTCCGGGAACGCATCACGCGCCAGCTCACGATGGCTACTCGGTACCACAAAGCGATCTTCGTAGTTGGCAATCGCCAGATAGCGATACATTTCCTGCGCCTGCGCTTCAGTTAACCCCACCTCTTCCAGCGCACGAGTATCCACTTTGCCATCGACGGTTTCAGCACGTTTGTAGTGACGCATCGCCAGCATGCGTTTCAGCGCCAGCAGTACCGGCTGGGTATCACCCGCAGTGAGCAGGTTAGCCAGGTACTGAACCGGGATACGCAGGCTGTCCACATCCGGCAGAATACCGTTACTGCCCAGTTCGCCCGCGTCGGCCGCAGACTGGATTGGGGACAGCGGCGGCACGTACCATACCATTGGTAGCGTGCGGTATTCCGGATGCAGCGGTAGCGCCAGCTTCCAGTCCATCGCCATTTTATAAACCGGCGACTGTTGCGCGGCATCGATCACGCTCAGCGGAATACCGTCCTTCAGCGCTTGTTCAATCACCGCCGGATCGTTCGGATCGAGGAATACAT
The Salmonella bongori NCTC 12419 DNA segment above includes these coding regions:
- the narJ gene encoding nitrate reductase molybdenum cofactor assembly chaperone; translated protein: MIELVIVSRLLEYPDAALWQHQQELFDALASSENLGQEDAHTLSLFLRDLTAQDMLDAQSGYSELFDRGRATSLLLFEHVHGESRDRGQAMVDLMAQYEQHGLQLDSRELPDHLPLYLEYLAHLPKSEALGGLQDIAPILALLSARLHQRESRYAVLFDLLLKLANTTIDSEKVAEKIADEVRDDTPQALDAVWEEEQVKFFADQGCGESEIAAHQRRFAGAVAPQYLNITTGGQH